Proteins encoded within one genomic window of Drosophila willistoni isolate 14030-0811.24 chromosome XL unlocalized genomic scaffold, UCI_dwil_1.1 Seg141, whole genome shotgun sequence:
- the LOC6648782 gene encoding smad nuclear-interacting protein 1, which translates to MGKSKTKSSKIGEKVQSIARSSRRSSSSGSESSSASSGSSNSSSSKSKSSSDSDSHSADENKKRQQKKTKSKSDKDAKDSGEHRDLKQRSTDHHRGAGVSGQEQRSKWDSPERGGGGGAGGQRNTKRRHSREGDKQRERERDKDREQERNREREREREQERERDMRRDRSGRDRQRSRSRDRDRRQRGRSNERKDRDKERERERDRDNDRDRGRDRERFRRSPDQRQAARRSRSRSPRNRDRERDRPPRSGGRDFGNRRNQQQHQRRNRDKDRDDEHYEWGKQSDEKKSDKANPDDDEPIEKEKPNFGLSGALTEDTNKVNGVVVKYSEPQEARKPKRRWRLYPFKGEQALPTLHIHRQSCFLVGRDRKVVDLAVDHPSCSKQHAALQYRLVPFERDDGSQGKRVRLYLIDLESANGTFLNNKKIDGRKYYELMEKDVIKFGFSSREYVLLHENSKEDQEDDDVHIKDEPADMPVEDINA; encoded by the exons ATGGGAAAAAGCAAAACGAAATCTTCAAAGATAGGAGAAAAGGTGCAATCAATTGCGCGAAGCTCTAGaagatcatcatcatcaggcAGCGAGAGCAGCAGTGCTAGcagtggcagcagcaacagcagctcctCCAAATCGAAATCCAGCAGTGATAGCGACTCCCATTCGGCCGATGAGAATAAAAAGCGGcagcaaaagaaaactaaatcCAAATCGGACAAGGATGCAAAGGATTCAGGCGAGCACAGAGACTTGAAGCAGCGGTCAACAGACCACCATCGGGGTGCTGGTGTCAGTGGTCAGGAACAACGCTCCAAGTGGGACAGTCCCGAACGTGGCGGTGGAGGTGGCGCTGGCGGTCAGCGTAACACAAAACGCAGGCACAGCCGGGAAGGAGATAAACAAAGGGAGCGAGAACGTGACAAAGACAGAGAACAAGAGAGGAATCGAGAGCGAGAACGGGAAAGGGAGCAGGAACGTGAGAGAGACATGCGACGAGATCGAAGTGGCAGAGACCGACAGCGAAGCAGAAGCAGGGACAGAGACCGCAGACAACGTGGTCGCAGTAATGAACGCAAGGATAGAGACAAAGAAAGGGAGCGGGAACGGGATCGAGATAATGATCGGGATCGAGGCAGAGATCGAGAGCGTTTCCGGCGTTCACCCGACCAAAGGCAAGCAGCTCG CCGAAGTCGCAGTCGAAGTCCTCGGAATCGTGATCGTGAACGTGATCGCCCGCCTCGTTCAGGCGGTCGAGATTTTGGCAATCGTcgaaaccaacaacaacaccagcgtCGCAACAGGGATAAGGATAGGGACGACGAACATTATGAATGGGGCAAGCAGAGCGATGAGAAAAAGTCTGATAAAGCAAATCCCGATGACGATGAACCCATCGAGAAGGAGAAGCCCAATTTCGGCCTGAGCGGTGCCCTCACCGAGGACACCAACAAGGTCAACGGAGTTGTGGTGAAGTATTCTGAACCACAGGAGGCACGGAAACCGAAACGTCGATGGCGTTTATATCCCTTCAAGGGTGAACAGGCTCTGCCCACCTTGCATATACATCGCCAGAGTTGCTTTCTAGTTGGACGTGATCGAAAGGTCGTTGATTTGGCTGTCGATCATCCAAGCTGCTCCAAACAACATGCCGCCCTGCAGTATCGTCTAGTTCCCTTTGAACGCGACGATGGCAGCCAGGGCAAACGTGTACGGCTCTATCTGATTGATCTGGAGTCGGCCAATGGCACATTTCTCAATAACAAAAAGATCGATGGACGCAAATATTATGAATTGATGGAAAAAGATGTCATTAAATTTGGTTTCAGCTCGCGCGAATACGTTTTACTACATGAAAATAGCAAAGAGGATCAAGAGGATGATGATGTGCATATCAAGGATGAGCCGGCGGATATGCCAGTTGAGGATATTAACGCATAG
- the LOC6648834 gene encoding protein obstructor-E, with the protein MKLFTSAIALVLLATNISAAGFECPKPNGQFADEVQCDKFHVCEEGVAKSHLCPDGLVFDPLNRKVNKCDQPFNVDCEDRTELQEPKSTKYCPRKNGFFAHPDPAVCNIFYNCIDGDALETKCTVGLHFDEYSGTCVWPATAGREGCNPEMRQSATGFTCPKDQPKTDDRGQVVSHPKYPHPTDCQKFYVCLNGEDARDLGCQLGEVYNDATEMCDAPENVAGCEDWYKDDKP; encoded by the exons atgaaattatttacCAGTGCCATTGCGTTAGTGTTGCTAGCGACAA ATATCTCTGCCGCCGGCTTTGAGTGCCCCAAGCCAAATGGTCAATTTGCCGATGAAGTTCAATGCGATAAGTTTCATGTATGCGAAGAAGGTGTGGCCAAGTCTCATCTATGTCCCGATGGTTTGGTCTTTGATCCATTGAATCGTAAAGTCAACAAATGTGATCAGCCCTTCAATGTAGATTGCGAAGATCGCACAGAGCTAC AGGAACCCAAATCCACCAAATATTGTCCACGCAAGAACGGTTTCTTTGCCCATCCAGATCCGGCGGTATGCAACATTTTCTACAATTGCATTGATGGCGATGCTCTGGAGACCAAGTGCACTGTGGGTCTTCATTTCGATGAGTACTCCGGAACTTGTGTGTGGCCCGCTACAGCCGGTCGTGAGGGTTGCAATCCCGAAATGA GACAATCGGCAACTGGCTTTACCTGTCCCAAGGATCAGCCCAAGACCGACGATCGTGGTCAGGTGGTCTCACATCCCAAATATCCCCATCCCACCGATTGTCAGAAGTTCTATGTGTGCCTGAACGGTGAGGATGCCCGCGATTTGGGCTGCCAGTTGGGTGAGGTCTACAATGATGCCACCGAGATGTGTGATGCTCCCGAAAATGTGGCCGGCTGTGAGGATTGGTACAAGGATGATAAACCTTAA